The following are from one region of the Anguilla rostrata isolate EN2019 chromosome 7, ASM1855537v3, whole genome shotgun sequence genome:
- the LOC135260120 gene encoding protein FAM13A-like isoform X1 — translation MKIQEVSGVCDMRRAPRSPEGDGFEEEPPHSRTRRDLTDQRGWGDLSWQREGEEQEEARDPPQPGGLLIRQLLAEESDPLVSPRFYAFGNLDDTEVPPSPPDSYSFMSRQRSWSLGSSEDDRRDLTLAQASKKIHNLKRKIRKFEERFEEEHKYRPSHSDKADNPEVLRWMNDLSKLIKDLKEQKLRASEEDLTPLVRQRSNTLPKSFGSQLDRKPAEKSAKPPAESTLQTLQAKLQEKRQEDGRPEDIKDMTREQIGEEKMALQKALLHYEGIHGRPVTKAERQAMRPLYDRYRLAKQILCRASTIPAIGSPSSKRRSPLLQPIIEGVPALFFSNVKEEEEDGSEDEGEVRTDPPGTSGPEYHMLGFLDQLEEDLDGCLSPADELSPSKQSMDMQLSNLHFASMPELVEQLHQTREEKKRIRKKLREFEDTFFRQNGRNVQKEERPALAEEYTEYKHVKAKLRLLEVLISKRDSSRVSI, via the exons ATGAAGATCCAGGAGGTTTCGGGAGTGTGTGACATGAGGAGGGCTCCGAGGAGCCCCGAGGGGGACGGGTTCGAGGAGGAGCCCCCCCACAGCCGGACCAGACGGGACCTGACGGACCAGCGAGGCTGGGGAG ACTTGtcctggcagagggagggggaggagcaggaggaggcccGGGACCCCCCCCAGCCGGGAGGGCTTCTGATCCGCCAACTGCTGGCGGAGGAGAGCGACCCCCTTGTCTCCCCCCGATTCTACGCCTTCGGAAATCTGGACGACACAGAggtccccccttccccaccagaCTCCTACTCCTTCATGag TCGGCAGAGGAGCTGGTCTCTGGGCTCCTCCGAGGACGACAGGAGGGACCTGACCCTGGCCCAGGCCTCCAAGAAGATCCACAACCTGAAGCGCAAGATCCGCAAGTTTGAGGAGCGATTTGAGGAGGAGCACAAGTATCGG CCCTCCCACAGTGACAAAGCTGACAACCCAGAGGTGCTACGATGGATGAACGACCTCTCCAAGCTGATAAAGGACCTGAAAG AGCAGAAGCTGAGAGCGTCTGAGGAGGACCTGACGCCCCTGGTGCGCCAGCGCAGCAACACGCTGCCCAAGAGCTTCGGCTCGCAGCTGGACAGGAAGCCGGCGGAGAAGAGCGCCAAGCCGCCGGCGGAGAGCACGCTGCAGACCCTGCAGGCCAAGCTGCAGGAGAAGAGGCAGGAGGACGGCCGTCCCGAGGACATCAAG gATATGACCCGAGAGCAGATTGGGGAAGAGAAGATGGCGCTCCAGAAGGCTCTGCTGCACTATGAGGGCATCCATGGCAGACCG GTGACTAAGGCTGAGCGGCAGGCCATGAGACCGCTGTACGACCGCTACCGGCTGGCAAAGCAGATCCTCTGCAGAGCCTCCACCATTCCAGCCATC GGCTCTCCCTCCAGCAAACGCAGGAGCCCTCTGCTGCAGCCTATTATCGAGGGCGTGCCCGCGCTCTTCTTCAGCAACGTCAAG gaagaggaggaggacggctCGGAGGACGAAGGTGAGGTGCGGACGGACCCCCCTGGGACGAGCGGGCCAGAGTACCACATGCTGGGCTTCCTGgaccagctggaggaggacctgGACGGGTGCCTCTCCCCCGCGGACGAGCTGTCCCCCTCCAAGCAGAGCATGGACATGCAGCTGTCCAACCTGCACTTCGCCAGCAT gccagagctCGTGGAGCAGCTCCACCAGACgcgagaggagaagaagaggatcCGCAAGAAGCTCAGGGAGTTTGAGGACACGTTTTTCAGGCAAAACGGAAG AAATGTCCAGAAGGAGGAACGCCCAGCCTTGGCAGAGGAATACACCGAATACAAGCACGTCAAAGCCAAGCTCAGGCTCCTCGAGGTTCTCATCAGCAAAAGAGACTCTTCTAGAGTCTCTATCTAG
- the LOC135260120 gene encoding protein FAM13A-like isoform X2, producing the protein MKIQEVSGVCDMRRAPRSPEGDGFEEEPPHSRTRRDLTDQRGWGDLSWQREGEEQEEARDPPQPGGLLIRQLLAEESDPLVSPRFYAFGNLDDTEVPPSPPDSYSFMSRQRSWSLGSSEDDRRDLTLAQASKKIHNLKRKIRKFEERFEEEHKYRPSHSDKADNPEVLRWMNDLSKLIKDLKEQKLRASEEDLTPLVRQRSNTLPKSFGSQLDRKPAEKSAKPPAESTLQTLQAKLQEKRQEDGRPEDIKDMTREQIGEEKMALQKALLHYEGIHGRPVTKAERQAMRPLYDRYRLAKQILCRASTIPAIEEEEDGSEDEGEVRTDPPGTSGPEYHMLGFLDQLEEDLDGCLSPADELSPSKQSMDMQLSNLHFASMPELVEQLHQTREEKKRIRKKLREFEDTFFRQNGRNVQKEERPALAEEYTEYKHVKAKLRLLEVLISKRDSSRVSI; encoded by the exons ATGAAGATCCAGGAGGTTTCGGGAGTGTGTGACATGAGGAGGGCTCCGAGGAGCCCCGAGGGGGACGGGTTCGAGGAGGAGCCCCCCCACAGCCGGACCAGACGGGACCTGACGGACCAGCGAGGCTGGGGAG ACTTGtcctggcagagggagggggaggagcaggaggaggcccGGGACCCCCCCCAGCCGGGAGGGCTTCTGATCCGCCAACTGCTGGCGGAGGAGAGCGACCCCCTTGTCTCCCCCCGATTCTACGCCTTCGGAAATCTGGACGACACAGAggtccccccttccccaccagaCTCCTACTCCTTCATGag TCGGCAGAGGAGCTGGTCTCTGGGCTCCTCCGAGGACGACAGGAGGGACCTGACCCTGGCCCAGGCCTCCAAGAAGATCCACAACCTGAAGCGCAAGATCCGCAAGTTTGAGGAGCGATTTGAGGAGGAGCACAAGTATCGG CCCTCCCACAGTGACAAAGCTGACAACCCAGAGGTGCTACGATGGATGAACGACCTCTCCAAGCTGATAAAGGACCTGAAAG AGCAGAAGCTGAGAGCGTCTGAGGAGGACCTGACGCCCCTGGTGCGCCAGCGCAGCAACACGCTGCCCAAGAGCTTCGGCTCGCAGCTGGACAGGAAGCCGGCGGAGAAGAGCGCCAAGCCGCCGGCGGAGAGCACGCTGCAGACCCTGCAGGCCAAGCTGCAGGAGAAGAGGCAGGAGGACGGCCGTCCCGAGGACATCAAG gATATGACCCGAGAGCAGATTGGGGAAGAGAAGATGGCGCTCCAGAAGGCTCTGCTGCACTATGAGGGCATCCATGGCAGACCG GTGACTAAGGCTGAGCGGCAGGCCATGAGACCGCTGTACGACCGCTACCGGCTGGCAAAGCAGATCCTCTGCAGAGCCTCCACCATTCCAGCCATC gaagaggaggaggacggctCGGAGGACGAAGGTGAGGTGCGGACGGACCCCCCTGGGACGAGCGGGCCAGAGTACCACATGCTGGGCTTCCTGgaccagctggaggaggacctgGACGGGTGCCTCTCCCCCGCGGACGAGCTGTCCCCCTCCAAGCAGAGCATGGACATGCAGCTGTCCAACCTGCACTTCGCCAGCAT gccagagctCGTGGAGCAGCTCCACCAGACgcgagaggagaagaagaggatcCGCAAGAAGCTCAGGGAGTTTGAGGACACGTTTTTCAGGCAAAACGGAAG AAATGTCCAGAAGGAGGAACGCCCAGCCTTGGCAGAGGAATACACCGAATACAAGCACGTCAAAGCCAAGCTCAGGCTCCTCGAGGTTCTCATCAGCAAAAGAGACTCTTCTAGAGTCTCTATCTAG